From Acetonema longum DSM 6540:
GCAGGGTTATTGGTCAGAGCCAACTGGATGCTTTCTTCCAATGTCAGTTCCATGGGAGCTGCTGACGCCAAGCTGGCGCCCATAGTAACATAGCCGGATACCAGGGCGATAGCCAGCTGTTTTTTCCATAGTCGACGATTCATCTGCAACTTCATCCTCCTAGTGGACATAGCTGTTTTTTCATCAATACTGGCTGACTGAGAGTCAGTCATAAATAGATACAAATACATTATATGGCTAATACATGAGTTCTGTCAAACTTTGTTCGCATTTTTTACATGTTAGATCATGTTTTCCCTACCATACATTTTTATGGATTCTAGCATAATTCATAATAGAAGCCTCTTAAAAAATCTTTTTCAGTCCAAAGTATGTGTTCTTGTCCGTATTCTGCCTGACATCGTCAGTTTCTCCCACCAAATACGTGTCACGGCCCAGGTCATATTCACTGCGCAGCTTTAAACGAAAATCATTGGGATCATAAGCATCTAAAGAGAGCTTCCAGCGGCTGGAGACCTGCCCATCCACACCCACGCCGGCTTTGCCGTCCACGATGCCATACCGGCTCCCCCAACTGCCATAGTTAGTTCCCAGCTGCAGATTGAGCAGGTTTTCTTCCCCGATATCTTTGATACCCAACAAGGCATACTCTTTGTCCGAGGTACTGACCTTCAGGTCAAGATTGGTGCGATAAGCGCCTTCATTGGGCTGATATAAGACATCCAGACCGCTTTCCATTCTAATATTGGTTACCTTGTCCAATACCTTGTTGGCTTTCTCACTGGCCTGCCGGGCATTTTTTAATGTTTCCCGGATATTTTCCGCGGTGGACGGGTCGGTTGCTACGCCTTCTAAGGCAGCGGCCATTTTCTCGATACGGGCGCTGGCGCTTTTCACATTGGCCAGGGTTTCCCTCAGATCTTTGGCTGTCTGACCGTTGTTGTCCACATCCGCCACTAATTTATCTACCCGGGCGGCAGTGGATTTAAGGTCTGCCGACATAGCCCGCAGATTAGAGGCGATGTCGGCGACATTCTGTTCGTTGTTGACGGCCATCCGGGCCAAACTGGCACTGAAGGCATCCAGATTGTCGGTCACCTTTTTCAGGTTGACAGCCGAACCTTTCAGGGCTTCTCTGACTTTCTCGTCACCTATCACGTCATTCATCGACCGGATCAGCGTCCGGGCTTCATTCAGGACTTCATCGGCGGTGGCGATCAGCTGATCCAAATCCTTGGGAGTTTCCCCTGAAACTCTGTCGTTTCCACTCAAGTTTCCGGCGCGCCTGGCGGGGGGAGTGATATCAATGTACTTTTCTCCCATCAGGCCGTCGGTGCCAATGGCAAACTTGGCGCCTTGCGGGATTTGGGCTCCTGACTGGATAAAAAGTTCCGCTTCTACTCCGGCCGGAGTCACCTTTACATTTTGGACCCGGCCTATATCCACGCCGGCATAGCGCACGATATTGCCGGGCTTGAGCCCATTGACCCGATCGTATACTACATAAACGGGATATCCTTCATCATTCATAGCGTTGCCGCTTAACATTACTATAAAGCCGGCCAAAAGGGCCAGGGCCAATATGCTGACTGCCCCTACTTTGGCTTCCGTGCTAAAAACCACTGCCGCAACCTCCCTGCGTTAGAAAGCTCTTTATTTTGCCGCCCGATGGGACTGCTTGCCATGGATAAATTGCTGTACAATCGGATTCGTCGAATTCCGGAACTGCTCACTGGTGCCGGTTTCAATGATCTGTCCCTGATGGATCATGGCGATCCGGTCGGCGATATGAAAAGCGCTGGTCATATGATGAGTCACAACCACAGAGGTAACCCCCAGGATTCGCCGGGTACTGACAATGAGCCGGTCAATCGTCTCCGACATGATCGGATCCAGGCCGGTAGTAGGCTCATCATACAACAGGATGCTTGGATTACCGGCAATGGCCCGGGCCAGGCTGACCCGTTTTTTCATGCCGCCGGACAGTTGATCCGGCATGGTCGGCTCATGCCCCGATAAGCCAACCATCCGAAGGGTGCGCCGTACTATTTTCTGGATTTCCTCTTCGGTCATTTTGGTATGCTCCCGCAGGCCAAAAGCCACATTCTCCCCTACCGTCATAGAATCAAATAAGGCGGCGTACTGAAACACCATTCCCATCTGCTGCCTGACCGGAATCAAACTGTCTTCGCTCAGGCCGGATATTTCCCGGCCATTGACCCAGATCTGGCCCCCATCCGGTTTTAACAGGCCGGTAATCAGCCGCAGCAGGGTACTTTTCCCTGAGCCGCTGGGGCCGATAATCACCAGGATTTCTCCTGCGGCTACTTCCAGATTGATTTTATTTAAAACCTGTTTTCCGCCAAAACTCATATTAATGTTGACGAGTTTAATCATAGGCACCCTCCGCAATAAAGTTTAGCGGTATAATAATAATGATAAAAAGTAGTTGCTGATGAAGATCAGGATAATCGAAGTGACAGTGGAGCTGGTAGTGGCTTTGCCGACCCCGGCGGCTCCTTCCGCGGTGGTCAGCCCCTTATAGCAGCCGGTGGTGGCGATGATGCCGCCGAAGAATACGGATTTGATCAGGCCGCCGATGATATCGTTGGCCCCGGCATAGGTCTTAACAGAGTTGATATAGGTATAGGAATTGATGCCGGCATGGGCGGTAGCCATGACGTATCCCCCTATCATTCCAATGACATTGGCAAAAACAACCAGTATCGGCAGCATGATCATACAGGCCAAAAGGCGCGGTACAACCAGATAAGCAATAGGATTCACCGCCATGACCCGCAAGGCGTCGATTTGCTCAGTAACCTTCATAGAGCCGATTTCTGCCGTAATGGCGGCGCCCACCCGTCCGGCTACAACCACTCCGGTCAAAACTGGCGCCAATTCCCGGCCCATGCCCACGGCCATGACCCCGCCCACTGTCGACTCGACCCCATATTTAATAAACTCCTGAGCCATCTGAAGGGTCATAACCATGCCGGTAAACAGCAGAGTGATCAGGACAATCGGCAGGGAATCCACTCCCAGGTGAGCCATCTGGCGGATCACATGACCGGTTCTGGCCCGGCCTAAATGCGCCAGAGTCTGAAACAACAAGATCATTGCCTCTCCAGTACGTTCCACCATAGACACGGCTGATTTCAGCCCGGACAAAACAGTTTTTCCGACAAGTTCTAATATATAGCTCATGGGATCTCCTTTCTGCCTGGCGCAGTAAGCGGAATGCGGATTTTGTAATATTACATATATATGTCATACGGTGTTTTGTATAGCACTTACACAGCAATATCGCTGCAGACAGCAACTATAGACTTTTTATTCCCCGTCCATCGAAAAATCCCTGCTTGCGGCATAAAAAGGGACCCTGCTGCGTTAAAATTCAACAGGGTCCCAGATCCTTTTTACTTGTTCGTCACATTGAGATAGATTCGTGTATCGCCTTCAATGATAAAGTCGGTTGTAACAAAACTCTTGGCTTTCTCATTGTTGTCGTTAGTACGGTCCAGAGCATTCTGCGGCGAAATTCGGTTCTTTTTCTCCGGCTCGGCGACAGGCACCGGGAGTTTTGGTTTTTTCTTTTTCTCTTTGTTCGACCGTTGTTTGCCTTCGTTTTTAGCTTGTTCATTTTCCAGGTCCAGGACTTCGACGACAATGTCGTTGTTACGGTCCCGACGGGAGAAATCCTGCAAAAGCTCGGCAAAAGTCTGGTTCTGCTTTTTCTCGCCCTTGAGCACCGACTCGTCAATGCCCCCCTTTTTCAGGAGCAGCTGATACAGCGGAATCATGCCGCCCCCATGAACCGAAAGGGCTAAAGGCCCGGATTTCTGGTTCTTGGGCACTGTGAATTGGATG
This genomic window contains:
- a CDS encoding MlaD family protein: MVFSTEAKVGAVSILALALLAGFIVMLSGNAMNDEGYPVYVVYDRVNGLKPGNIVRYAGVDIGRVQNVKVTPAGVEAELFIQSGAQIPQGAKFAIGTDGLMGEKYIDITPPARRAGNLSGNDRVSGETPKDLDQLIATADEVLNEARTLIRSMNDVIGDEKVREALKGSAVNLKKVTDNLDAFSASLARMAVNNEQNVADIASNLRAMSADLKSTAARVDKLVADVDNNGQTAKDLRETLANVKSASARIEKMAAALEGVATDPSTAENIRETLKNARQASEKANKVLDKVTNIRMESGLDVLYQPNEGAYRTNLDLKVSTSDKEYALLGIKDIGEENLLNLQLGTNYGSWGSRYGIVDGKAGVGVDGQVSSRWKLSLDAYDPNDFRLKLRSEYDLGRDTYLVGETDDVRQNTDKNTYFGLKKIF
- a CDS encoding ABC transporter ATP-binding protein; protein product: MIKLVNINMSFGGKQVLNKINLEVAAGEILVIIGPSGSGKSTLLRLITGLLKPDGGQIWVNGREISGLSEDSLIPVRQQMGMVFQYAALFDSMTVGENVAFGLREHTKMTEEEIQKIVRRTLRMVGLSGHEPTMPDQLSGGMKKRVSLARAIAGNPSILLYDEPTTGLDPIMSETIDRLIVSTRRILGVTSVVVTHHMTSAFHIADRIAMIHQGQIIETGTSEQFRNSTNPIVQQFIHGKQSHRAAK
- a CDS encoding MlaE family ABC transporter permease translates to MSYILELVGKTVLSGLKSAVSMVERTGEAMILLFQTLAHLGRARTGHVIRQMAHLGVDSLPIVLITLLFTGMVMTLQMAQEFIKYGVESTVGGVMAVGMGRELAPVLTGVVVAGRVGAAITAEIGSMKVTEQIDALRVMAVNPIAYLVVPRLLACMIMLPILVVFANVIGMIGGYVMATAHAGINSYTYINSVKTYAGANDIIGGLIKSVFFGGIIATTGCYKGLTTAEGAAGVGKATTSSTVTSIILIFISNYFLSLLLYR